A window of the Streptomyces albireticuli genome harbors these coding sequences:
- a CDS encoding ABC transporter ATP-binding protein: MPTDRGPHGAPALALRGVTKRYGGTTALEDVALHLAEGEIVGLLGHNGAGKTTLMSLVAGLLRPDAGEIEVRGVSPVRDPHRARRELGLAPQELGVYPPLTVRQNLRFFAELAGLRGRDVRLRTAEVAGPLGLTGLLDRRVARLSGGEQRRVHTAMALLHRPKLLLLDEPTAGVDVETRARLIAFVRELAAGGTAVCYSTHYLAEVEALDASVAILDHGRMIARGTLRELVHRHGDSAVELTFSGGPPPPRLPWPVAHEAGVLRVRVEQPHLAVPHVLSALGDSARRLVNLRVVQPSLETVFLRLTGRRYTDGPDPAGAPDAADPARDAPGTDGDERAGEPGGGPVPSGERTIEAGRHG; this comes from the coding sequence GTGCCGACTGACCGGGGACCGCACGGGGCGCCGGCGCTGGCCCTGCGCGGAGTCACCAAGCGCTACGGCGGCACGACCGCCTTGGAGGATGTCGCCCTGCACCTCGCCGAGGGCGAGATCGTGGGCCTGCTCGGACACAACGGCGCGGGCAAGACGACCCTGATGTCCCTGGTCGCGGGGCTTCTGCGACCGGACGCCGGGGAGATCGAGGTACGCGGCGTCTCCCCCGTCCGCGACCCGCACCGGGCCCGCCGCGAACTGGGCCTGGCCCCCCAGGAACTGGGGGTCTACCCGCCGCTGACCGTGCGGCAGAACCTGCGGTTCTTCGCGGAGCTGGCCGGTCTGCGCGGCCGGGACGTCCGGCTGCGCACCGCGGAGGTGGCCGGACCGCTGGGCCTGACCGGCCTGCTCGACCGCCGCGTCGCCCGGCTCTCCGGCGGTGAACAGCGGCGCGTGCACACGGCGATGGCCCTGCTGCACCGGCCGAAGCTGCTCCTGCTCGACGAGCCCACCGCGGGCGTGGACGTGGAGACCCGGGCCCGGCTCATCGCGTTCGTCCGGGAGCTGGCCGCCGGGGGGACGGCCGTCTGCTACTCCACGCACTACCTCGCCGAGGTCGAGGCCCTCGACGCGAGCGTGGCCATCCTGGACCACGGCCGTATGATCGCGCGCGGCACGCTCCGGGAGCTGGTGCACCGCCACGGGGACAGCGCCGTGGAGCTGACCTTCTCCGGCGGCCCGCCTCCGCCGCGCCTCCCCTGGCCGGTGGCCCACGAGGCGGGTGTGCTGCGCGTCCGCGTCGAGCAGCCCCATCTGGCGGTGCCTCACGTGCTGTCGGCCCTGGGCGACTCCGCACGGCGGCTGGTCAACCTGCGGGTGGTGCAGCCCAGTCTGGAGACCGTCTTTCTCCGCCTGACCGGACGCCGGTACACGGACGGGCCGGACCCCGCGGGCGCTCCGGACGCCGCGGACCCGGCGCGGGACGCACCGGGAACGGACGGGGACGAGCGGGCCGGGGAACCCGGCGGCGGCCCGGTGCCGTCCGGGGAACGGACCATCGAGGCGGGGCGCCATGGGTGA
- a CDS encoding aspartate aminotransferase family protein encodes MAATARHGTARSVFDATRRHFSSQLALVYGMNGSGAIEMSGEGARVRLSDGRSALDFGSYAVTLLGQRHPAVVAAVRRELDTMPVSTRVLGNRATTDLAGALTAWTDQGRLTKVWLGLNGCDAVEAALKLARLATGRTRVLAVEGAYHGKSLGALAATWNARYRTSLEPLLGGVTHIPADASAIPGAFAAGDVAAVLVEPVQGEGGVRPLEPGFLRALADAAHRHGAFLIADEIQTGLRRCGPRTVSADAGIRPDAVLLGKALGGGVQPVSAVVATPELYAPLDADPFVHTTTFSGHPLGAAAGVAALTAVEELAPRGERLAELFAAGLARLARRHPALITEVRGRGLLWGLEFATPAVAGDVLTELGRNGLVVSPCLGRPEAIRLLPPLVATDEEAEEALAVLDLVCAAVPDEFRPPAPVATP; translated from the coding sequence ATGGCCGCGACCGCAAGGCATGGGACCGCCCGCAGCGTGTTCGACGCGACCCGCAGACACTTCTCGTCCCAACTGGCCCTCGTCTACGGCATGAACGGCTCCGGCGCGATCGAGATGAGCGGCGAGGGCGCCCGCGTGCGGCTCTCCGACGGCCGCAGCGCCCTCGACTTCGGAAGCTACGCCGTGACCCTGCTCGGCCAGCGCCACCCCGCCGTCGTCGCCGCGGTACGCCGGGAGCTGGACACGATGCCGGTGTCCACCCGCGTCCTGGGCAACCGCGCGACCACCGATCTCGCGGGCGCGCTGACGGCCTGGACCGACCAGGGCCGGCTGACGAAGGTGTGGCTGGGACTCAACGGCTGCGACGCCGTCGAGGCGGCGCTCAAACTGGCCCGCCTGGCCACCGGCCGCACCCGCGTCCTCGCCGTCGAGGGCGCCTACCACGGCAAGTCGCTCGGCGCCCTCGCGGCGACCTGGAACGCGCGCTACCGGACTTCGCTCGAACCGCTGCTCGGCGGCGTCACCCACATACCGGCGGACGCGTCCGCGATACCCGGCGCCTTCGCGGCCGGCGACGTGGCCGCCGTCCTCGTCGAACCGGTGCAGGGCGAAGGCGGCGTACGGCCCCTGGAACCCGGTTTCCTGCGCGCGCTCGCGGACGCCGCGCACCGGCACGGCGCCTTCCTGATCGCCGACGAGATCCAGACCGGACTGCGCAGATGCGGGCCCCGGACGGTCAGCGCCGACGCCGGGATACGGCCCGACGCGGTGCTGCTCGGCAAGGCCCTGGGCGGCGGTGTGCAGCCGGTCTCCGCCGTCGTGGCCACGCCCGAGCTGTACGCACCGCTGGACGCCGATCCGTTCGTGCACACCACGACCTTCTCCGGACATCCGCTCGGCGCCGCCGCCGGCGTCGCCGCGCTCACGGCGGTCGAGGAACTCGCCCCGCGCGGCGAGCGGCTGGCGGAGCTGTTCGCCGCCGGCCTCGCCCGCCTCGCCCGGCGCCACCCCGCCCTGATCACGGAGGTACGCGGCCGGGGGCTGCTGTGGGGCCTGGAGTTCGCCACCCCCGCCGTGGCCGGCGACGTCCTGACCGAACTGGGGCGCAACGGCCTCGTGGTCTCCCCCTGCCTGGGGCGGCCGGAGGCGATCCGGCTCCTCCCGCCGCTGGTCGCCACCGACGAGGAGGCCGAGGAGGCGCTCGCCGTCCTGGACCTCGTCTGCGCCGCGGTGCCCGACGAATTCCGCCCCCCGGCCCCGGTGGCGACGCCATGA
- a CDS encoding class I SAM-dependent methyltransferase: MTDTGTHGQRDVQYGYHRGLFPALHDWERTERSIVGFTGEEGPSGLLGLDQMGHFGPQGCDLAADAVVAGYTPVPGRSAVDLCELGSGFGGALRYTVDRLTARGVAVRRAHGVELVAEHCAVSRRISRAQGREAVTEICASATAVPLPDAALDVVLVTGSMPHFPEPGDVLREAGRLLRPGGLLVLTEEVSLTPGGREPSAAFRATHPRDVFFTTALADRLRQFARAGFTDVVRRDLTEWAAALLAERLKVVRIFRGSVAGIYGTEPADLIRDTLTAAREEYLAGRLLPALFSARRS; the protein is encoded by the coding sequence GTGACGGACACCGGAACGCACGGGCAGCGCGACGTCCAGTACGGCTACCACCGGGGGCTGTTCCCCGCGCTGCACGACTGGGAGCGCACCGAGCGGTCCATCGTCGGGTTCACCGGCGAGGAGGGCCCCTCCGGCCTGCTCGGCCTCGACCAGATGGGCCACTTCGGCCCGCAGGGCTGCGACCTCGCCGCCGACGCCGTCGTCGCCGGGTACACCCCCGTCCCCGGCCGGTCCGCCGTGGACCTGTGCGAGCTGGGCAGCGGATTCGGCGGCGCGCTGCGGTACACGGTGGACCGGCTCACCGCCCGCGGCGTCGCCGTACGGCGCGCCCACGGCGTCGAGCTCGTCGCCGAGCACTGCGCGGTCAGCCGGCGCATCAGCCGCGCGCAGGGGCGCGAGGCGGTGACGGAGATCTGCGCCTCCGCCACCGCCGTCCCGCTGCCCGACGCCGCGCTCGACGTCGTCCTGGTGACGGGGTCGATGCCGCACTTCCCCGAGCCCGGCGACGTCCTGCGCGAGGCCGGGCGGTTGCTGCGCCCCGGCGGACTGCTGGTCCTCACCGAGGAGGTCAGCCTGACGCCCGGCGGCCGGGAGCCGTCCGCCGCGTTCCGCGCGACCCATCCGCGGGACGTCTTCTTCACCACCGCCCTCGCCGACCGCCTGCGCCAGTTCGCCCGCGCGGGCTTCACGGACGTGGTGCGGCGCGACCTGACGGAGTGGGCCGCGGCGCTGCTCGCCGAGCGGCTCAAGGTCGTGCGGATCTTCCGCGGCAGCGTCGCCGGGATCTACGGGACCGAACCGGCCGACCTCATCCGGGACACCCTCACGGCGGCCCGCGAGGAGTACCTGGCGGGGCGGTTGCTGCCCGCCCTGTTCTCGGCGCGGCGGAGCTGA
- a CDS encoding IclR family transcriptional regulator codes for MPLSVQKRSRSMLARGLSILRCFRPGESELPLSEIARRADMPKATAHRIITELLMEGMLERGEKGLRLGISLFMIGARVPRQLELRCLAFPYAEQLHHLTRGSTFVFISDALGPDAALVDAVRRAYGAGAEQETRASAQAATKVFHAFGACATLPSRGARVTDEEAARAQHQGFVAVRSVTGAVGIAAPVLTASNTAVGALAVAGPHSRLHVVKAASHLRAACAAVSRALQRTPEPVLVQ; via the coding sequence ATGCCCTTGTCCGTTCAGAAGCGCTCCCGCTCCATGCTCGCGCGCGGCCTGAGCATTCTGCGCTGCTTTCGGCCAGGCGAATCAGAGCTCCCGCTCTCCGAAATAGCCCGCCGGGCCGACATGCCCAAAGCGACCGCTCACCGGATCATCACGGAACTCCTCATGGAAGGCATGCTGGAGCGAGGCGAGAAAGGACTGCGGCTCGGCATCTCCCTTTTCATGATCGGCGCACGCGTTCCCCGGCAGCTCGAACTCCGCTGTCTGGCCTTTCCCTACGCCGAACAACTGCACCACCTCACACGCGGAAGCACTTTCGTTTTTATTTCCGACGCGCTCGGGCCCGACGCCGCGCTGGTCGACGCGGTACGCCGCGCGTACGGCGCCGGCGCCGAGCAGGAGACCCGGGCCTCGGCCCAGGCCGCGACCAAGGTCTTCCACGCCTTCGGCGCGTGCGCGACCCTCCCCTCCCGGGGCGCGCGGGTGACGGACGAGGAAGCCGCGCGGGCGCAGCACCAGGGGTTCGTGGCCGTCCGCAGCGTGACCGGGGCCGTCGGCATCGCGGCGCCGGTGCTGACGGCGTCGAACACGGCGGTGGGAGCGCTGGCCGTCGCCGGCCCGCACAGCCGGTTGCACGTGGTCAAGGCCGCCTCGCACCTGCGTGCCGCGTGCGCCGCCGTCTCGCGTGCCCTCCAGCGGACCCCGGAGCCGGTGCTCGTCCAGTGA
- a CDS encoding xanthine dehydrogenase family protein molybdopterin-binding subunit gives MTTAPTARESSVGTAHTRVEGRDKVTGAARYAGEVPFAGLAHGWLALSTIARGRILSVETAGALAMPGVLTVLHHGNAPRLDTDYIGLLGVPPDPTCAVFQHDRVPHLGWPVALVVAGTPEQAREAAEALVVCYEEEPHDIAFTGEHPDAYPVDGHVPAVTGKGDLEAELAASDAVVDAEYTTPEEHHNPMEPHAATARWEDGRLEVVDSNQGATWVAGDLAKLFSLDPASVRVRSEHVGGGFGSKGIRAHQVAAVMASTALRRPVRVVMTRRQMFSLAGYRSPTVQRIRLGADAGGRLRALEHRSVSLTSTVFEFVEPSASVARVMYDAAAHHTANRVVRLDVPTPTWMRAPGEAPGSFALESALDELAEKCGIDPIELRARNEPERGPVSGLPFSGRGLLACFREGARRFGWADRDPRPGLRREGRWLLGTGTAAASFPAGAAPSTAAVTAEADGTFTVRISAADIGTGARTALTLVAADALGTRPDRVRVRIGDSDFGPAMIAGGSMGTRSWAWAVTAAADELRERLTPGTPVPPEGVTVRSDTTEAIGALARKERHSFGAQFAEVAVDVTTGEVRVRRMLGVFAPGRIVNPLTARGQFVGGMVWGISMALHEEAVRDPASGGHYGADLAGYHVATHADVPHVEADWIEDPDPDDPVGIKGIGEIGIVGAAAAVANAVWHATGVRHRSLPIRPDRVLLAGAPGT, from the coding sequence ATGACCACCGCCCCCACGGCGCGCGAAAGCTCCGTAGGCACCGCGCACACCCGGGTCGAAGGCCGCGACAAGGTCACCGGGGCGGCCCGCTACGCCGGCGAGGTGCCGTTCGCCGGCCTCGCGCACGGCTGGCTGGCACTGTCCACGATCGCGCGCGGCCGCATCCTCTCGGTGGAGACCGCCGGGGCCCTCGCGATGCCAGGAGTCCTCACCGTCCTCCACCACGGGAACGCCCCGCGGCTCGACACCGACTACATCGGCCTCCTGGGGGTACCGCCGGACCCGACCTGCGCCGTCTTCCAGCACGACCGGGTGCCGCACCTGGGATGGCCGGTGGCGCTGGTCGTCGCCGGGACGCCCGAGCAGGCCAGGGAGGCCGCCGAAGCGCTCGTCGTGTGCTACGAGGAGGAACCGCACGACATCGCGTTCACCGGCGAGCACCCGGACGCGTACCCCGTGGACGGCCACGTGCCGGCCGTGACCGGGAAGGGCGACCTGGAGGCCGAACTCGCGGCGTCCGACGCCGTCGTGGACGCGGAGTACACCACCCCCGAGGAGCACCACAACCCGATGGAGCCGCACGCGGCCACCGCCCGCTGGGAGGACGGCCGGCTCGAAGTGGTCGACTCCAACCAGGGTGCCACCTGGGTCGCGGGCGACCTCGCCAAGCTGTTCTCCCTCGACCCCGCGTCGGTGCGGGTACGGTCCGAGCACGTCGGCGGCGGGTTCGGGAGCAAGGGGATCCGCGCCCACCAGGTGGCCGCCGTGATGGCCTCGACCGCCCTCCGGCGGCCCGTCCGGGTCGTCATGACACGCCGCCAGATGTTCTCGCTCGCCGGCTACCGCAGCCCCACCGTCCAGCGGATCAGGCTCGGCGCCGACGCCGGCGGACGGCTGCGCGCGCTGGAACACCGCTCCGTGAGCCTCACCTCCACCGTGTTCGAGTTCGTCGAGCCGAGCGCCTCGGTGGCGCGGGTGATGTACGACGCGGCCGCCCATCACACGGCCAACCGCGTCGTACGGCTCGACGTGCCGACGCCGACGTGGATGCGCGCCCCGGGCGAGGCACCGGGCTCGTTCGCACTGGAGTCCGCGCTCGACGAACTCGCCGAGAAGTGCGGCATCGACCCGATCGAACTGCGCGCGCGCAACGAGCCCGAGCGGGGACCGGTGTCCGGGCTCCCCTTCAGCGGCCGCGGCCTGCTCGCCTGCTTCCGCGAGGGCGCCCGGAGGTTCGGCTGGGCGGACCGCGACCCCCGCCCCGGCCTGCGCCGCGAAGGGCGCTGGCTGCTCGGCACCGGCACGGCGGCGGCCTCCTTCCCCGCCGGGGCCGCGCCGTCCACCGCGGCCGTGACGGCGGAGGCGGACGGCACCTTCACCGTGCGGATCTCCGCGGCGGACATCGGGACCGGCGCGCGGACCGCGCTCACCCTGGTGGCCGCCGACGCGCTGGGGACCCGGCCGGACCGGGTGCGGGTACGGATCGGGGACAGCGACTTCGGGCCGGCGATGATCGCCGGAGGCTCGATGGGCACCCGCTCCTGGGCGTGGGCGGTCACGGCCGCGGCGGACGAGCTGCGCGAGCGGCTCACGCCGGGCACCCCCGTACCGCCGGAGGGCGTCACGGTACGGTCCGACACCACCGAGGCCATCGGCGCCCTCGCGCGGAAGGAACGTCACTCCTTCGGGGCGCAGTTCGCCGAGGTGGCCGTGGACGTGACCACCGGCGAGGTCCGTGTACGGCGCATGCTCGGCGTCTTCGCGCCGGGCCGGATCGTCAACCCCCTCACCGCCCGCGGCCAGTTCGTCGGCGGGATGGTCTGGGGCATCTCCATGGCCCTGCACGAGGAAGCCGTCCGGGACCCGGCCTCCGGCGGCCACTACGGCGCCGACCTCGCGGGATACCACGTCGCCACGCACGCCGACGTGCCGCACGTCGAGGCGGACTGGATCGAGGATCCGGACCCGGACGACCCGGTCGGGATCAAGGGCATCGGCGAGATCGGCATCGTGGGCGCCGCGGCGGCCGTCGCCAACGCGGTCTGGCACGCCACGGGCGTACGCCACCGGAGCCTGCCCATCCGGCCGGACCGCGTCCTGCTCGCGGGGGCACCGGGTACGTGA
- a CDS encoding FAD binding domain-containing protein: MKEFAYQRASDVSGALALLDADSRFLGGGTNLVDLMKAGVERPARLVDVRALPLDRVEPTADGGLRVGATVTNSDLAAHPEVRRRYPALAQAVLAGASGQLRNMATVGGNLLQRTRCGYFTDVTRPCNKRDPGSGCPAVEGEHHNHAILGASGHCVAVHPSDMAVALTAFDAVVSYETADGPGTLPLTGLYVPVGDTPHVETALPQGALITGVTLPPAQVAARSRYRKVRERASYAFAIGAVAAALDVQDGVIRDARLALGAVASRPWRARAAERALTGARADGETFAAAADAELAAAEPLPHNGYKVALTRNLVVAVLTGLAEEAAR, from the coding sequence GTGAAGGAGTTCGCCTATCAGCGCGCGTCCGACGTCTCCGGCGCGCTCGCGCTGCTCGACGCCGATTCCCGCTTCCTCGGCGGCGGCACCAACCTCGTCGACCTGATGAAGGCCGGCGTCGAACGCCCCGCCCGCCTCGTCGACGTGCGCGCGCTGCCCTTGGACCGCGTCGAGCCGACCGCGGACGGCGGCCTGCGCGTCGGCGCCACCGTCACCAACAGCGACCTCGCCGCCCACCCCGAGGTCCGCCGCCGCTACCCGGCGCTGGCCCAGGCCGTACTGGCCGGCGCCTCCGGGCAGTTGCGCAACATGGCCACGGTGGGCGGGAACCTGCTCCAGCGCACCCGCTGCGGCTACTTCACCGACGTGACCCGGCCGTGCAACAAGCGCGACCCCGGCAGTGGTTGCCCCGCCGTCGAGGGCGAACACCACAACCACGCGATCCTGGGCGCCTCCGGCCACTGCGTGGCGGTCCACCCCTCGGACATGGCCGTGGCGCTGACCGCCTTCGACGCCGTCGTCTCGTACGAGACCGCCGACGGGCCGGGCACGCTGCCGCTCACCGGCCTCTACGTGCCCGTGGGCGACACGCCCCACGTGGAGACCGCCCTGCCCCAGGGAGCGCTGATCACCGGCGTCACCCTGCCACCCGCCCAGGTCGCCGCCCGCTCCCGCTACCGCAAGGTGCGCGAGCGCGCCTCGTACGCGTTCGCGATCGGCGCGGTCGCCGCCGCGCTCGACGTCCAGGACGGCGTGATACGCGACGCGCGCCTGGCCTTGGGGGCGGTGGCGTCCCGCCCCTGGCGGGCCCGGGCCGCCGAGCGGGCGCTGACCGGGGCACGCGCCGACGGCGAGACGTTCGCCGCCGCCGCGGACGCCGAACTGGCGGCCGCGGAGCCGCTGCCGCACAACGGATACAAGGTGGCACTGACCCGCAACCTCGTCGTGGCGGTGCTGACCGGACTCGCCGAGGAGGCCGCCCGATGA